From one Melioribacteraceae bacterium genomic stretch:
- a CDS encoding alpha-amylase family glycosyl hydrolase produces the protein MKLYSNVIFLLGLFFFLGCSQKTNSDIKDVIPVVKLLAGQTDSILVSDLFYAENYDLTFKKNPNIKIDYLKESKTLVLQAGDDYEGMTLVDFDYSGQTYSIPVTVELLQSHTFSFAPNKKYNSINLFGSFNQWNRQNLPMTDEDGNGTYEITLPFEAGVYEYKFFADGEELLDPSNPEKRPNGIGGENSIIKIEPRHTDEIYLHQLKYEEEFNQYIFEFENKSKETFINTDNVVALVNNKKVESTNLSVNGSIVKIKLDKPNGENLIRVGVTNNGQVSNIQYVHTYDGKPIDNNYWTWYDGVIYSLMVDRFYDGDLSLNNPIKHDSLADKANYMGGDLQGIINKINAGYFDSLSVNVIWISPVYDNPNEAYREYPEPHRYFSGYHGYWPIHHLNLEEKFGSMDKLKELIKTAHSKNIKVLLDFVSNHVHKDHQFYKNHPEWFGQLELPDGRLNLRFWDEFRLTTWFEPYLPSFDYIGSQEALDVMTENAVWWLKSTGADGFRHDAVKHVPNEFWRELTRKIKKEISDPENKYVYQIGETFGDYELVSSYVNNGQLSSQFNFELYNTAQAAFIDPDYSFKNLDDEIKKTSEVYGTIHYMGNIMDSHDKNRFMAYTDGDLELAQWSAVEEGWNNPPRVDDPKSYDKMKLYMAYMNSIPGLPVIYYGSEFGMTGASDPDNRRMMRFGNELNEYEKETLQDVREIVNLRKEHPALRYGDYYNIKADENIFAYIRSYMNERILVVINKNENPQNVELNLPPVYNANEIVNLTSDEVIRLSNSVSNFNMDGISWKMFLIK, from the coding sequence ATGAAACTATATTCAAATGTGATATTTCTATTAGGACTATTTTTCTTTCTCGGTTGTTCGCAAAAAACTAATTCCGACATTAAAGATGTAATTCCCGTAGTAAAATTACTTGCCGGACAAACTGATTCTATTCTTGTAAGTGATTTGTTTTATGCGGAAAATTATGATCTTACCTTTAAGAAAAATCCCAACATCAAAATCGATTACTTAAAAGAGTCGAAAACCTTAGTTCTTCAAGCCGGAGATGATTATGAGGGAATGACTTTGGTTGATTTTGATTATAGTGGTCAAACTTATTCAATTCCGGTTACGGTTGAACTTCTACAGTCACACACTTTTAGTTTTGCACCAAATAAAAAATACAATTCAATTAATCTCTTTGGTAGTTTCAATCAATGGAACAGACAAAATTTACCGATGACAGATGAAGATGGAAATGGAACTTATGAAATTACTCTTCCATTTGAGGCCGGAGTTTATGAATACAAATTTTTTGCAGATGGAGAAGAGTTATTAGATCCTTCCAATCCTGAAAAACGACCCAATGGAATCGGTGGTGAAAATTCAATTATAAAAATTGAACCTCGCCATACAGATGAAATTTATCTTCATCAACTAAAATATGAAGAGGAATTTAACCAGTACATTTTTGAATTTGAGAATAAGAGCAAAGAAACATTTATCAACACGGATAATGTTGTTGCTTTGGTCAACAATAAAAAAGTTGAGTCAACGAATTTATCGGTTAACGGTTCTATCGTTAAAATAAAATTGGATAAACCAAATGGAGAAAATTTAATACGGGTCGGTGTAACAAATAACGGACAAGTTTCCAATATTCAATATGTACACACTTACGACGGTAAACCTATTGATAACAATTACTGGACTTGGTATGATGGTGTGATTTACTCATTAATGGTAGATCGTTTTTATGACGGTGATCTTTCATTAAATAATCCCATTAAACATGATTCACTTGCGGATAAAGCGAATTACATGGGCGGAGACTTACAAGGTATAATTAATAAAATTAACGCCGGCTATTTCGATTCATTAAGCGTAAATGTAATATGGATTTCCCCGGTTTACGATAATCCAAATGAAGCATATAGAGAATATCCCGAACCGCATCGTTACTTCAGCGGTTATCACGGCTATTGGCCGATTCATCATTTGAATTTGGAAGAAAAATTTGGATCGATGGATAAGCTTAAAGAACTTATAAAAACCGCTCATAGCAAAAACATAAAAGTACTTTTAGATTTTGTTTCGAATCATGTTCACAAAGATCATCAGTTTTATAAAAATCATCCCGAATGGTTTGGTCAGCTTGAACTGCCGGACGGAAGATTGAACTTAAGATTCTGGGATGAATTCAGATTAACAACATGGTTTGAACCTTACCTCCCATCTTTTGATTATATAGGTTCTCAAGAAGCATTGGATGTAATGACCGAAAATGCTGTCTGGTGGTTGAAGAGTACCGGAGCCGACGGCTTCCGTCACGATGCAGTCAAACATGTCCCAAATGAATTTTGGAGAGAACTTACCAGAAAAATAAAAAAGGAAATTTCCGATCCGGAAAATAAATACGTTTATCAAATCGGTGAAACGTTCGGTGATTATGAACTTGTAAGTTCATATGTAAATAATGGTCAGCTTAGTTCTCAATTTAATTTTGAACTCTATAATACTGCACAAGCCGCATTTATTGATCCCGACTATTCATTTAAAAATTTGGATGATGAAATAAAAAAGACATCCGAAGTTTACGGCACAATTCATTACATGGGCAACATAATGGATAGTCATGACAAAAATAGATTTATGGCTTATACCGATGGCGATTTGGAACTTGCACAATGGAGTGCTGTTGAAGAAGGATGGAATAACCCACCGCGAGTTGATGATCCAAAAAGTTATGATAAAATGAAATTGTACATGGCTTACATGAATTCGATTCCGGGATTACCGGTAATTTATTATGGAAGCGAATTTGGAATGACCGGAGCATCTGATCCCGATAATAGAAGAATGATGCGATTCGGTAATGAACTTAATGAATACGAAAAAGAAACTTTACAAGATGTAAGAGAAATTGTTAATCTAAGAAAAGAACATCCCGCCTTACGCTACGGAGATTATTATAACATAAAAGCTGATGAAAATATTTTTGCTTACATCCGTTCATATATGAATGAAAGAATACTCGTAGTAATAAATAAAAATGAAAATCCACAAAATGTTGAATTGAATTTGCCACCAGTTTATAACGCTAATGAAATTGTAAACTTAACTTCGGATGAAGTTATTCGTTTAAGTAATTCTGTTAGCAATTTCAACATGGATGGAATTAGCTGGAAGATGTTTTTGATAAAGTAG
- a CDS encoding cobalamin-dependent protein (Presence of a B(12) (cobalamin)-binding domain implies dependence on cobalamin itself, in one of its several forms, or in some unusual lineages, dependence on a cobalamin-like analog.) — MISDAVYYHYLNALLEGNKAECVKIIADLLERNESVKDIYTKIFQKSMYRIGYLWEHNRTSVANEHRATKITESLLNLVYPKILETEKNSKKVIITCIDKEFHELGPKIVSDYFELMGWNSIFLGANTPQDDILNLIKEEKPDLVGISNSFYINVARLLKMIEKIKAEFPEQEVIIGGQALDEEVTKSLSQFDKVHFISSLDVLEEFIKERTN; from the coding sequence ATGATTTCTGACGCAGTTTATTATCATTACTTAAACGCACTACTTGAAGGAAATAAGGCAGAGTGTGTAAAAATTATAGCCGATTTGCTTGAAAGAAACGAAAGTGTTAAAGATATATACACGAAAATCTTCCAAAAATCGATGTATCGTATTGGCTACCTTTGGGAACATAATCGTACATCAGTAGCAAATGAACACCGCGCCACAAAAATTACCGAAAGTCTATTAAACCTTGTTTATCCTAAAATTTTAGAGACCGAGAAAAATTCGAAGAAAGTAATAATTACCTGCATCGATAAAGAATTTCATGAACTTGGTCCCAAAATCGTCTCGGATTATTTCGAACTGATGGGTTGGAATTCAATTTTTCTTGGAGCAAATACTCCCCAGGATGATATCCTCAATTTAATAAAAGAAGAAAAACCCGATCTTGTAGGTATTTCTAACAGTTTCTATATAAATGTTGCCAGACTTCTTAAAATGATTGAAAAAATTAAAGCTGAGTTCCCAGAACAAGAAGTTATAATTGGCGGACAAGCTCTCGATGAAGAAGTAACCAAGTCTTTATCACAATTTGATAAAGTTCATTTCATTTCTTCTCTCGATGTTTTGGAAGAATTCATAAAAGAGAGAACCAACTGA
- a CDS encoding phosphatase PAP2-related protein, with protein sequence MISAWQEYLSNKRNVYNLTTTFSVLIPVLIFLPMYLTHIETRDGFAFTDPLLDLFSPVDLTWWTFIIIYLGLILAVFHLRNYPGILLLALKAYTITAIFRIIAMYFLPLNPPSTIILLNDPFVQFFGTGEILTKDLFFSGHTSTMFIFYLTARNRVYKNLFLVGTIFVGAFVLLQHVHYTIDVIAAPFFGYGAFVFSKWINNKFEK encoded by the coding sequence ATGATCTCAGCCTGGCAAGAATATTTATCTAACAAACGAAACGTTTATAATCTCACAACAACATTTTCAGTTCTCATTCCGGTTTTAATTTTCCTACCAATGTATCTGACACATATTGAAACTCGTGATGGATTTGCCTTCACCGATCCTTTACTGGATTTATTCAGCCCGGTTGATCTTACATGGTGGACGTTTATAATTATTTATCTCGGATTAATACTTGCGGTTTTTCATCTTCGCAATTATCCCGGGATATTATTGCTCGCTCTTAAAGCTTATACAATTACCGCAATCTTCAGAATTATTGCGATGTATTTTCTTCCGTTAAATCCTCCTTCAACCATAATTCTTCTGAATGATCCATTTGTGCAGTTTTTTGGAACGGGAGAAATACTAACCAAAGATTTATTTTTTTCGGGTCACACATCTACGATGTTTATATTTTATTTAACTGCAAGAAATCGAGTTTATAAAAATTTATTTTTAGTCGGAACAATATTCGTTGGAGCTTTTGTATTGCTTCAGCATGTGCATTACACAATAGATGTTATTGCTGCTCCGTTTTTTGGCTATGGTGCTTTCGTATTCTCAAAATGGATCAATAATAAATTTGAAAAGTAA
- a CDS encoding FlgD immunoglobulin-like domain containing protein, giving the protein MKSLRGFLPVFLLFVFSTLAINAQIGTPNLSAPINGATYITTSPTLSWWYVASDYSPGPFTFSVEISTSSTDFSGSNLVYITSISTYGAGYLTVPSSAGLVVGITYYWRVGIGTTYSAIWSMTPSSGYTDPTGYSLAVSVVGNGTVTKTPDLTSYITGSTVSLNAVPASGWIFSGWSGDASGTSNPLLVTMNSNKYFTATFTLPASPILVSPDNEADEVTLYPRFSWNAYIGATSYNLQVSTEDTFATTIIDLVKQASDIDALYHDVTGAALVPLTQYFWKVIATTATGSITSDTWSFTTKEILPPEPFSLLFPYNGFNISGINTPFSWEASQNASSYNLIIVDITNPTPDTLINIITTDIQYVVPELPGSSHFQWNVIASNDGIKLDAATSFNFTSGNTYYVATTGNNSNPGTEASPYLSINYAIDNVPPGSLIKVKNGVYYELVEVEIPLTIIGYGSSYPSIVGLRITSSFVNIANFKLLSSNPYGVSIGPFLPISNISLDNIQTVSGSTFTNGFVAYLVDYLTVTNCNFSNNSNIGIELLQCSNVLFDNVIANENLLGMSFYSCSNSTFNYVTAKQNEAIGFALTDNVDLGFNNIKAGLTTDEFNNLLGGIPTQEIGISLGANENISFNGGIIGYNTNFGIYMTQSNFVANPISILGPQMLHELLDITFSGDFEIFRNSFGVFLSSQYSGLEMKNISFLFGSKFIDNWTAEIYLEGNITGTLFDGIELSTSVAGRGFAIGGYGGFPGLQPENIKINNSLFSGYLDQSAISLTNMSSAAINNVDARNNIFLDAVDYNDIERLIYHKVDMNELGLVDFSGSSVSLNPEITVESVNPAYTGATYLLDVYFNPKLEGYVLLTGEFTYDNTKLEYLGYLNDGLINDATWSYFSVSNTVTGGIGELTFAGWGLSAIDEPGKLFTLQMKVRGDAAAPGTAVIEGNSFDFTALNTNAIDYTVNVTNGIIDYFAPTGIVADKGDVTLDKQVTMDDFYLLLLYLNGSSNLITDPQALDNADFNDDGVINLTDLNELYAFITGETPSSVIANGGFNLANAVIMKEEKLVQIPLEIINAEHLFNITVEFEYDPAILNYQSFSSLYKIDGYTVLGYEKQQGISVFTFFSNKELNGTITPGEIYFRINEMSFTETNVKTKYTLNGKETLSGPTLTVSPNGVTEVVDEEMPSKFEVYQNYPNPFNPTTKIKYTVPDAGFVTIKVYNILGQLVNTLVNTEMNSGVYEIVWNGKNNYGSQVSAGVYIYRVTAGKNIAVKKMILIK; this is encoded by the coding sequence ATGAAATCTTTACGAGGATTCCTACCTGTATTTTTGCTATTTGTTTTTTCTACATTAGCAATAAATGCTCAGATAGGTACGCCGAACCTTTCCGCACCAATTAACGGTGCAACTTACATTACTACTTCACCAACGCTTAGTTGGTGGTATGTCGCTTCTGATTACTCGCCGGGTCCTTTTACTTTCTCGGTGGAAATCAGTACTAGCTCAACTGATTTTTCAGGTTCAAATTTAGTTTACATCACTTCAATATCTACTTATGGTGCGGGTTATTTAACTGTTCCTTCCAGTGCAGGATTAGTCGTCGGTATAACATATTACTGGAGGGTTGGAATTGGAACTACTTATTCAGCCATCTGGAGTATGACTCCTTCATCGGGCTATACTGATCCAACAGGTTATTCACTCGCTGTGAGTGTTGTCGGAAACGGAACTGTTACAAAAACTCCCGACTTAACATCTTATATAACCGGATCAACCGTAAGCTTAAATGCTGTTCCAGCCAGTGGATGGATTTTCAGCGGTTGGAGTGGCGATGCGAGCGGTACTTCAAATCCTCTATTAGTTACAATGAACAGTAATAAATATTTCACTGCAACCTTCACACTTCCAGCAAGCCCGATTCTAGTTTCCCCAGACAATGAAGCTGATGAAGTGACATTATATCCTAGGTTTTCATGGAATGCCTATATCGGTGCAACATCTTATAATTTACAAGTTTCTACAGAGGATACTTTCGCAACAACCATAATTGACTTAGTTAAACAGGCAAGCGATATCGATGCACTTTACCATGATGTCACAGGTGCTGCATTAGTTCCGCTAACACAATACTTCTGGAAAGTAATTGCAACCACTGCAACGGGCTCTATTACTTCCGACACGTGGAGTTTTACCACAAAAGAGATTTTACCACCGGAACCTTTCAGTCTTCTATTTCCTTATAACGGATTTAACATTTCGGGTATAAATACCCCCTTTTCTTGGGAAGCGTCACAAAATGCATCAAGTTATAATCTGATAATCGTAGATATAACAAATCCTACACCTGATACCTTAATAAATATTATTACTACAGACATCCAATATGTTGTTCCTGAGCTTCCCGGGTCAAGTCATTTCCAATGGAATGTTATTGCTTCCAACGATGGAATTAAGCTTGACGCTGCAACATCCTTCAATTTTACATCTGGAAATACATACTATGTAGCAACAACAGGAAACAATAGTAATCCCGGAACTGAAGCATCACCATATTTATCTATTAACTATGCAATAGATAATGTTCCGCCTGGAAGTCTTATAAAAGTTAAAAACGGTGTATACTATGAGTTGGTTGAAGTTGAAATACCTTTAACAATAATTGGCTACGGTAGTTCTTACCCAAGCATAGTTGGATTACGAATAACTTCTTCCTTTGTGAATATCGCGAATTTCAAACTACTGTCATCAAATCCTTATGGTGTTTCTATTGGGCCGTTTCTACCTATTTCAAACATTTCATTAGATAACATACAAACGGTAAGTGGAAGTACATTCACTAATGGCTTTGTAGCTTATCTTGTTGATTACCTGACAGTTACAAACTGTAATTTCTCAAATAATTCTAATATTGGCATTGAGCTGTTGCAATGCAGTAATGTTTTATTTGATAACGTTATTGCAAATGAAAATCTCTTGGGTATGTCATTCTACTCATGCAGTAATTCTACATTTAATTATGTCACAGCGAAACAAAATGAGGCAATTGGCTTTGCGCTAACAGATAATGTGGACTTAGGATTCAACAATATAAAAGCAGGATTAACTACTGATGAGTTTAATAATCTTTTGGGTGGTATACCAACTCAAGAAATTGGTATTTCTTTAGGTGCAAACGAAAATATTTCATTTAATGGCGGAATTATTGGTTACAATACAAATTTTGGAATCTATATGACTCAAAGCAACTTTGTTGCAAACCCCATAAGTATATTGGGACCACAAATGTTGCATGAATTACTTGATATAACATTTTCTGGTGATTTTGAAATCTTTCGAAATTCATTCGGAGTATTTCTGTCTTCACAATATAGCGGTCTTGAGATGAAGAATATTTCATTCCTATTTGGTTCTAAATTTATAGATAATTGGACTGCTGAAATCTATTTAGAAGGAAATATAACCGGAACCCTATTTGATGGAATAGAACTCTCTACCTCAGTAGCAGGGAGAGGTTTTGCAATCGGAGGCTATGGGGGTTTCCCTGGATTACAGCCGGAGAACATTAAAATTAATAATTCACTCTTTTCAGGTTATTTGGATCAATCAGCTATTTCCCTAACAAATATGTCTTCTGCTGCCATTAATAATGTCGATGCTCGTAATAATATTTTCCTTGATGCTGTTGATTATAATGATATTGAGAGATTGATTTATCACAAAGTGGATATGAATGAACTTGGTTTAGTGGACTTCTCGGGTTCCAGTGTTAGTCTAAATCCGGAAATTACTGTGGAAAGTGTAAACCCTGCATATACCGGTGCTACATATCTTTTAGATGTTTATTTCAATCCTAAACTTGAAGGTTATGTTCTACTTACCGGAGAATTCACTTATGATAATACTAAGTTAGAATATCTCGGCTACTTGAATGACGGATTAATTAATGATGCTACTTGGTCTTACTTCTCTGTTTCAAATACAGTTACCGGAGGTATCGGCGAACTAACATTCGCCGGTTGGGGGTTATCAGCAATTGATGAACCGGGTAAACTCTTTACACTGCAAATGAAAGTCCGTGGTGACGCAGCTGCTCCCGGCACTGCGGTAATCGAGGGAAATTCATTTGACTTTACCGCGTTAAATACCAACGCGATTGACTATACTGTTAATGTCACCAACGGAATTATAGATTACTTTGCTCCAACGGGCATAGTAGCAGATAAAGGAGACGTAACACTCGACAAACAAGTAACAATGGACGATTTCTATCTGCTTCTTTTATACTTAAACGGCAGCAGTAATCTTATAACCGATCCGCAAGCTTTGGATAACGCGGATTTCAACGATGACGGTGTTATTAATCTTACCGATCTTAATGAACTTTATGCATTCATAACCGGCGAAACTCCGAGTTCTGTTATAGCTAACGGTGGATTCAATTTAGCAAATGCAGTAATTATGAAGGAAGAAAAACTCGTTCAAATTCCTTTAGAAATTATTAACGCCGAGCACTTATTCAACATAACTGTTGAATTTGAATATGACCCAGCTATACTGAATTATCAATCATTTTCTTCTCTATATAAAATTGATGGGTATACAGTACTAGGTTATGAAAAGCAGCAAGGTATTTCAGTCTTTACATTCTTTTCGAATAAGGAATTAAATGGCACAATAACTCCGGGTGAAATCTATTTTAGAATTAATGAAATGAGCTTTACCGAAACAAATGTTAAAACAAAATATACTCTCAACGGAAAAGAAACACTCTCTGGACCAACTCTAACAGTTTCACCAAATGGTGTAACTGAAGTTGTGGATGAAGAAATGCCTTCGAAATTCGAAGTCTATCAAAATTATCCGAATCCGTTCAACCCGACAACAAAGATTAAGTATACAGTACCGGATGCCGGCTTTGTAACAATAAAGGTTTACAACATACTTGGTCAACTGGTTAATACATTGGTAAATACTGAAATGAACTCAGGTGTTTATGAAATTGTTTGGAACGGAAAGAATAATTATGGTTCGCAAGTTTCGGCAGGTGTTTATATTTATAGAGTTACGGCAGGTAAAAATATTGCAGTTAAAAAAATGATTCTCATAAAATAA
- a CDS encoding DUF1579 family protein, with product MKLIYLCILVLTFTLSSKAQTQKSCESLNFSQFDFWIGEWDLTWYDSDGNEYKGHNSISKILDDCVIEENFEDYNSGFRGKSVTTYSSLKNKWLQTWVDNTGNFMVFGGGVDKENMILSRNFINPEGNEIYQRMIFHSIEKNSLIWNWEMSLDGGQTWELRWQIFYKRK from the coding sequence ATGAAACTAATATATCTGTGTATCTTAGTGCTTACTTTTACTTTATCAAGCAAAGCACAAACTCAAAAATCTTGTGAATCGTTAAACTTCTCCCAATTTGATTTTTGGATTGGTGAGTGGGATTTAACCTGGTATGATTCTGATGGAAACGAGTATAAAGGTCATAACTCTATTTCTAAAATTTTAGACGACTGTGTTATCGAAGAAAATTTTGAAGATTATAATTCGGGATTCAGAGGTAAAAGTGTTACAACTTATTCTTCTCTGAAAAATAAGTGGCTTCAAACATGGGTCGATAATACCGGAAACTTTATGGTCTTTGGAGGCGGTGTTGATAAAGAGAATATGATCTTGTCGAGAAACTTTATAAACCCCGAAGGAAATGAGATCTATCAGCGAATGATTTTCCACTCAATTGAAAAAAACTCGTTGATTTGGAATTGGGAGATGTCCCTAGATGGCGGACAAACTTGGGAGTTGCGCTGGCAGATTTTTTATAAGCGAAAATAA
- a CDS encoding FG-GAP-like repeat-containing protein — protein MKLFDILIAIVVALISQLLINAQTFNRDAANIINQTSTDVNYAGAAWIDFDNDGDLDLHATKNHLFINNGDGTFIYDNSSIQANNPGNANGVSWADYNNDGILDFAMAGSPIFLFKGEGSSFERITNTVFNPTNDYRGWAPAWADYNNDGFIDLVVTHAVGFHNGGNNPTFLFMNNGDGRFTRIEDYEFTQNLAPYTIPTWTDYDQDGDLDLFIGSGPAGSAARDYIYINQLIETGSVDFIRLEDGPLGTDLQDGQTYNTIDYDNDGDFDIFLTNYSAVPDRFYINDNGTYVSTSTAFTVTGSNLANNWGDTDNDGDLDLLVTSENGNSFYRNNGDGTFTKITDNGISPTGATRGASFGDYDDDGDLDLFISGNSLGRGLYINELDNDNNWVKFILQGTVSSKTAIGAKVKVKAIIDGNETWQIRELLAQNSFGAHNSLVVHFGLKDASVIEQATIEWPSGQTSELSNLTINETHNVTETIPNGFMRANFSADEIEDFGEITVQFEDLTFTDPANPITNWEWDLNNDGTIDATEQNPQWTYSEVGIYTVKLIVTNSSGSQELTRENYIEVKVEPGIPVILSSNPSASYTLIAKNGSVGFSVTAEDPTGYELDYAWTKNGISASTSSTYNYSSSFILPTPRTDTVSVTISNPMNSISKTWFVNVVDDPTSVEDESIPTEYSLAQNYPNPFNPSTTINYSIPKHSHVTLKLFDVLGNEIAILVNEQKSTGTYSVDFNADQFSSGIYFYSLRAGNFSTVKKMTLIK, from the coding sequence ATGAAACTATTCGATATTCTAATCGCCATTGTTGTTGCATTGATAAGTCAACTTCTGATTAACGCGCAGACTTTTAACAGAGATGCCGCAAATATAATCAACCAAACAAGCACAGATGTAAATTATGCAGGTGCCGCATGGATTGATTTTGATAATGACGGTGACCTCGATCTCCATGCAACAAAAAATCATTTGTTCATAAATAACGGAGACGGGACTTTTATTTATGATAACAGCAGTATTCAAGCAAACAACCCCGGAAATGCTAACGGCGTGAGTTGGGCTGATTATAACAATGACGGAATTTTAGACTTTGCAATGGCCGGCTCACCTATATTTCTATTTAAAGGAGAAGGTTCCTCTTTCGAAAGGATAACTAATACGGTTTTTAATCCCACCAACGATTATAGAGGTTGGGCACCTGCTTGGGCAGATTATAATAACGACGGCTTCATTGATCTTGTTGTTACACATGCTGTTGGTTTTCATAATGGGGGAAATAACCCCACATTTCTTTTTATGAACAACGGCGACGGCAGATTTACACGTATAGAAGATTATGAATTCACACAAAACCTTGCACCTTATACAATTCCGACTTGGACAGATTATGATCAGGACGGAGATTTAGATTTGTTCATTGGTAGCGGACCGGCAGGAAGTGCAGCACGTGATTATATTTACATAAATCAACTTATTGAAACCGGTTCAGTCGATTTCATTCGATTGGAAGATGGTCCATTAGGTACTGATTTACAAGATGGTCAAACTTATAACACTATCGATTATGACAACGATGGCGACTTTGATATTTTCTTAACTAATTATAGTGCTGTCCCTGATCGATTTTATATTAACGATAATGGAACTTACGTTTCAACATCAACAGCATTTACTGTCACAGGCTCAAACTTGGCAAACAATTGGGGGGACACTGATAACGACGGAGATCTTGATTTACTTGTAACAAGTGAAAACGGGAACTCTTTTTACAGAAATAACGGTGATGGTACTTTTACAAAAATTACCGACAATGGTATTAGCCCAACCGGTGCAACACGCGGAGCTTCTTTCGGTGATTATGACGATGACGGTGATCTCGATCTTTTCATTTCCGGTAATTCATTGGGAAGAGGTTTATACATTAATGAATTAGACAACGACAACAATTGGGTAAAATTTATTCTTCAAGGAACCGTATCAAGCAAAACCGCAATTGGCGCTAAAGTGAAAGTGAAAGCAATAATTGACGGCAATGAAACTTGGCAAATCAGAGAGTTGCTTGCTCAAAATAGTTTCGGCGCTCACAATAGTTTGGTCGTCCATTTTGGTTTGAAAGACGCTTCCGTAATTGAACAAGCAACTATTGAATGGCCATCGGGTCAAACAAGTGAATTATCTAATCTTACGATTAACGAAACTCATAATGTAACCGAGACTATACCAAACGGTTTTATGCGAGCAAATTTTTCCGCTGATGAAATTGAAGATTTTGGTGAAATAACTGTGCAGTTTGAAGACTTAACTTTTACCGATCCCGCCAACCCTATTACAAATTGGGAATGGGATTTAAACAATGACGGTACAATTGATGCTACCGAGCAAAATCCACAATGGACATATAGCGAAGTCGGTATTTATACCGTAAAACTGATCGTTACTAATTCAAGTGGTAGCCAGGAATTAACTAGAGAAAATTATATTGAAGTGAAAGTAGAACCCGGAATACCGGTAATTCTAAGTTCTAATCCATCGGCTTCCTATACATTAATTGCCAAAAACGGATCGGTTGGATTCAGTGTTACCGCCGAAGATCCAACCGGATATGAGCTAGATTATGCTTGGACAAAGAATGGCATCAGCGCTTCAACAAGTTCAACATACAATTACAGTTCATCATTTATTTTACCGACACCAAGAACAGATACTGTTTCTGTTACAATTTCTAATCCGATGAACTCAATTTCAAAAACTTGGTTCGTAAATGTTGTGGACGATCCCACAAGTGTTGAAGATGAATCAATTCCAACGGAATATAGTTTAGCGCAAAATTATCCTAATCCGTTTAATCCGTCAACAACAATTAATTACTCGATTCCAAAACATTCACATGTCACATTAAAATTATTTGATGTACTTGGAAATGAAATTGCAATTTTAGTTAACGAGCAAAAATCAACCGGGACTTATTCAGTCGATTTCAATGCTGATCAATTTTCAAGCGGAATATATTTTTACAGTTTGAGAGCCGGAAATTTTTCAACGGTTAAAAAAATGACTCTCATAAAATAA